From the genome of Thermithiobacillus tepidarius DSM 3134:
TTCGCCAGCGGTGGTCATCGGCGCCATGCTGGTCGCCCCGCTGATGGGACCCATCGTGCTGTTCGGCTTCGCCATCGCCAAGACGGACGTGGTCCTGGCCAAGCGCAGCGCCTTGGCGCTGGCTTTCGGCGTGCTCGGCGCGCTGCTGGCCTCGATACTCATCGTGAAGCTGTCGCCCTTCATTCCGCCGACGCCGGAGATTCTCGCCCGCACCCAGCCCAACCTTTTCGATCTGCTGGTGGCTATCTTCTCCGGCCTGGTGGCGGGCTATGCGGTGATCCGCCGCCAGGGCGGCGCCATTGCCGGCGTCGCCATCGCCACCGCCCTGATGCCGCCGCTGGCGGTCACCGGCTACGGGCTGGCCACCGGTGCGCTGGACATTTTTCGCGGCGCCTTCTTTCTCTTTCTGACCAACATGCTCGCCATTGCCTTCAGCGTCGCCTTCATGGCGATCTGGTACGGCTTCGGCCGGCTGTACACGTCCCGGCCGCTGCTGTGGCAGACGATCATCGCGGGCTTCGTGCTGGCCCTGCTGTCGGTGCCCCTGGTGCGCACCCTGGAGGACAGCGTGCGCACCACGCGGGTGAGCAAGCAGGTCGAGGACGTGCTGCGCGCCGAGGTGCTGGCCAGAAAGGCGGCGCTGACCAGCCTCAACATCAACGTGAGCAAGCAGGGACAGATCGGAGTGACGGCGGTGGTGCTGACGCCGCGCTACGAGCAGGGCTTCCAGGGCCAGATGAAGCGCAAGCTCGAACAGTCCCTGGCGCAACCGGTGCAATTGTCCCTGCACCAAATCCTGGAAGGGCGCGCCACCCTGCAGGCCCAGGACAACAGCGCGCGCCTGCGGGCTCTGCTGCAGCAGCAGGACACGGCGGTGGCCCAGGCGGAGATGGAAAAGCGCCTGCGCGCCGCCATCCCGTTTCCGGTGGCGCTCGGCGAAGTGGACGAGCGGGCGCACCGGGCCGGCTTCCTGATCGCCGCGGACTATGGCGGCGACCTGCGTACCCTTTGGGCCCTGGAACGCCATCTGCGCACCCAGTATCCTGATTGGCAGATCAGCATCATTCCGCCCCCGCGCCCACTGGAACCGATCCCCTTCGAGCACGCCTCGGCGGCCCTGTCGCCCGCCGGCCGGGCGGCGCTCGAACTGGATCTGTGGGCCCTGAACCGCTGGGGAGTGCGCGCCGTGCGCAACGTCGGCCAAGGCAGCCTCAACGAAAACGGCCGCAAGACGCCGGAGCTGGCCATGGCCCGCGCCGAAACCGTGGCCGCGCTGCTCAGGCAGGCCGGCCTGCAGGTGTCCATGGCAGTGGATTATCCGAGCGCCGAGCAGCGCCGCAAGGAAGAGGAGCAAGGCGCGGCCGCCTACCGGGTCGCGCTGCTGTACCCGCACAATCTGGAGCCGGGCGAGGCGCCATCGACCTCGCCGGCGCCGGTCAGCGTCGTGCCCGCCCGCCACTGACGGCAGCGGCGACGGTCGGGGCAGGATTCGCAAAGCGTCGCGTCATTCAGGAGGATAAGATTGGATTTTCTAAGCCAACTGGGTTTCTTGAAAGAGATCTATTACGGCAACACGCTCGGCGTGTGGCTGACGGCCCTGCTGGTCGGGGTGCTTTCCTATGTGCTGATGAGCCTCCTGCAGAGGATGCTGGTCAAGCGCCTGGCCAGGATGTCGGCCGGCACCCGCACGGATCTGGATGACTTCGCGGTCACCATCATCAAGAACGCCAAGTTCTTCTTCCTTTTCGCCATTTCCCTCTATCTGGCCTCGCTGGTGCTGACCCTGCCCGCCGACAAGGCGCGCATCGTCGCCACCATCGGCATCATCTCCTTCCTGATCCAGGTGGCCATCTGGGGCAACCACTTCATCACCTTCCTGGCCAACCGCCACATCCAGGACCGCATCGCCGAGGACGGCGGCGCCGTCACTACCCTGCAGGCCCTCAGCATCGTGGGCCGGATCCTGCTGTGGACGGTGATCGCCCTGCTGGCCCTGGACAACGTGGGCGTGGATGTGACTGCGCTGGTGGCGGGCCTGGGCATCGGCGGCGTGGCGGTCGCCCTGGCGGTGCAGAACATTCTCGGCGACCTCTTCGCCTCCCTGTCCATCGTGCTGGACAAGCCCTTCGTCATCGGCGACTTCATCATCGTCGGCGACAAGATGGGCACGGTCGAGCACATTGGCCTGAAGTCGACGCGGGTGCGCAGCCTGTCCGGCGAGCAGATCGTGTTCTCCAATTCGGAGCTCCTGAAGGGGCAGATCCGCAACTACAAGCGCATGTTCGAGCGGCGCGTGGTGTTCAACTTCGGCGTGGTCTACCAGACCCCGCACGCGCAACTGGCGCGCATCCCGGGCATGGTGCGCGAACTGGTGGAGGCACAGCGGCCGACCCGCTTCGACCGCGCCCACTTCAGCGCCTTCGGCGACTCCGACCTGCGCTTCGAGGTGGTCTACTTCGTCCTGAGCCCCGATTACAACCTGTACATGGATATCCAGCAGGCCATCAACCTGGGGCTCTTCAAGCGCTTCGAGGAAGAGGGCATCCAGTTCGCCTATCCGACCCGCACCCTCCATGTGGAAACGCTGCCGGCGCCCAAAGCCGCCCTGCTGCCGGCGACGTCGGCCCCAGCGGGCAAAGCGCAAGCCCAGGCTACCTGAGCCGCCCGACGGGCAGGAGATACAGGGGCTCCTCGGCGGCGGGCAGGCCGAGCACCCGCCGCACCCGATCGTCGTCGAAGGCACCGACGGCCACGGTGCCGAGGCGCAGGGCAGCCGCCTGCAGGTAAACGTTCTGGGCGGCGTGCCCCGCCTCCAGGTGCACGTAGCGCTGCCCGCGCTGGCCGTACTTCCGCGTCGTACGCGCATAATCCGCCGCCAGCACGAGCACCATCGCGCTCCCCGCGACCGCGGCCTGGCCCAAAGCAGCGGCGGCCAGAGCGGCGCGCCGATCGCCATCGCGCACCTTCGCCAACGCGTGATCCCGGGAGAGATAGCGATAGACGCCGGGCGGCAGGTCCCGCACCCGGCCGGCGACCAGGTACAGTTCGAGGGGATAAAGCGCGCCGGCGGAAGGCGCGGTCCGGCCGCCGGCCTCATTGCGGCCTTGCGCCGCCCACAGAAGCTGGGCGGCTTCGGCCAGGCTCAGGGGCGCGGGCGCGCAATCCCGGACCGAATGCCGCTCGGCCAAGGCGCGCTCCACGCTCATCCCGCCATCCAAGCGCGCTGCCGGCAACTGCACCCGGCCAACATCATCTGCGGGTGCGGCGTGGCTCGCCGCCGCCCACGCCAGGAAAATGAGCAGGAGGATGCCCAGCCTGGCGCAAACCGCCCGGATGATCCGGTCCATGGCATCCCGCCGGCGGCCGGCGCAGCCGCTGCCACACCAAGCAGACGGCAGGAACCGGCTTAGACGCGGTCCTCGAGGCCCTTGACCCCTTCCTGATGAGCGCAGTTGGCGCAACAGTAGATGGTGCCGTTCGCCTCCACCCCATGCCCGACCACTCTGCAGCCGCAGTGGGCGCAACTGGGCGCCAGGCTGTGGATCGCGCACTCGAAGCTGTCGAAGGTGTGCGAGTGACCGTCCATGGTCACCGTAAAGGCCTTGTCGTAGTCGTTGCCGCACATTTCGCATCTCGCCATGGCTTCACCTCTCGTTGGCTGGGTCCTGCGACTGGCCGGCACAGGGCTTTTGCAGGACGAAACGGATTCGGCTTGCCGGATCACCTTAGCACGGCCAAAGCGCCGCCGTATCCAACGAAGAGATTAGCCCCGCAACTCGGCATTCCACGTTCGGTGGATGGCAGCGGCAGGCCGCGCCTGCCAGACTCGGGGAGTACCAGGAGGAGACGCCATGGCCATTGCCGATGCCCTTCCCAGGAAGAAACCCAGCCTGCTCCGCCAGCTCGGGCCCGGCCTCATCACCGGTGCTTCGGACGACGATCCGGGCGGCATCGCCACCTACTCCCAGGTCGGCGCCCAGTTCGGCTATCAGATGCTGTGGACGGCCTGGTTCCTGTACCCGCTCATGGGCGGCATCCAGGAGATCTGCGCCCGCATCGGCCGGGTCACCGGCCATGGCATCGCCGGCAACATCCGCCGCCATCATTCCCCCTGGCTGCTCTACGGCACCGTCGCCCTGCTCCTGCTGGCCAACGTGATCAATCTGGGCGCCGACATCGGCGCCATGGGCGCGGCGCTGCACCTGCTGATCGGCGGTCCCATGTTGCTCTACGCGGCGCTCTTCGCCATCGTTTCGGTGCTGCTGCAGGTTTTCATGCACTTCGAAAGCTACACCCGCGTCCTGAAGTGGCTCACTCTCGCCCTCTTCGCCTACGTGGGCACCGCCTTTGCGATCCGCATCGACTGGGGGCAGGTGCTGCACGGATTCCTGGTGCCGACGGTGATCTTCCGCAGCGACTACCTCATGGGCCTGGTGGCGCTCTTCGGCACCACCATCAGCCCCTATCTCTTCTTCTGGCAGGCTTCCCAGGAGGTGGAGACGCAGCGGGAAACCCCCGGCGAAGAGGCGCTGCGCAAGGCGCCCCGCCAAGCCCCGGCCCAACTGCAGCGCATCCGCATCGATACCTACGTCGGCATGGCCTTTTCCAACCTCATCGCCTTCTTCATCATGCTCACTGCGGCCGCCACCCTGCACGCCCACGGCGGCACGCAGATCCAGACCGCCACCCAGGCCGCCGAGGCCCTGCGGCCGGTGGCCGGGCAGTTCGCCTTTCTGCTCTTCAGCCTGGGCATCATCGGCACCGGCCTCCTGGCCGTGCCGGTGCTGGCGGGCTCGGCGGCCTACGCCGTGGGCGAGGCCCTGAAATGGCCGGTGGGGCTGGCGCGCCGGCCGCTGGAAGCCAAGGGGTTCTACGGCATCATCGCCGCCGCCACCTTCGTCGGCGTGGGCTTCGATTTTCTCGACATCAACCCCATCCAGGCGCTCTACCTGAGTGCCGTGCTCAATGGCCTGGTGGCCGTGCCCATCATGGTGCTCATGATGCGCATGGCCATGCGGCCGAAGATCATGGGCCGCTTCGTGCTGCCGCCCCGGCTGCTGATCGTCGGCTGGCTGGCCACGGCGGTGATGGCGGCGGCCGCCGTGGCCCTGATCCTCAACTGGCTGGCCTGAGCAATAGGCAGCTAGCGCAGGGTCCGGCGCTCGGCCACGCGCTCGGCGCAGGGCGTGGCGGCGTTGCCCAGCCAGGCGTCCCACTGCCCGTGATCGGCCAGATCCACGCCGGCCGCCTTGGCGTGTGCCTGCAGCAAGGCTTGCAGATCATGCAGGAGCGCGCTGTCCATGAGCTCCAGGTGGGCGGTCAGCTGGGCGTGCAGCAGCCGGTAGACGAGCTTCAGCTCGTCCAGGGAATAGTCTTCCAGCGAAGCGGACATGAGGCCTCCTCCATCAAGTGATGGAACAGGCGGGACGCAGCCATCGGCAAATGGTAAAATACCGGGCTTCGTAATCCACCTGTTCCGGGACACGCGTTTTGATTTCAACCGCCAACATCACCATGCAATTCGGGGCCAAGCCCCTCTTTGAAAACGTATCGGTCAAATTCGGCGACGGCAACCGCTACGGCCTCATCGGCGCCAACGGCTGCGGCAAGTCCACCTTCCTCAAGATCCTCGGCGGCGAGCTGGAGCCCAGCGCCGGCAACGTCAGCATCGATCCCGGCGAACGCCTGGGCAAGCTGCGCCAGGACCAGTTCGCCTTCGAGGACTACCGGGTGCTGGACACGGTCATCATGGGCCACGCCGAACTGTGGGAGGTCAAGCGCGAGCGCGACCGCATCTACGCCCTGCCGGAGATGAGCGCCGAGGACGGCATGCGGGTGGCGGACCTCGAAGTGCGCTTCGCCGAGCTGGACGGCTACACGGCCGAATCGCGCGCGGGCGAGCTGCTGCTCGGCGTCGGCATCCCCCTGGAGCTGCATGACGGCCCGATGAGCGCCGTGGCGCCGGGCTACAAGCTGCGCGTGCTACTGGCCCAGGCCCTCTTCGCCGACCCGGACATCCTGCTCCTGGACGAGCCCACCAACAACCTGGACATCAACACCATCCGCTGGCTGGAAGGCGTGCTGAACGAACGCGACAGCACCATGATCATCATCTCCCACGATCGCCACTTCCTGAACAGCGTCTGCACCCACATGGCCGACCTGGACTACGGCGAGATCCGCATCTACCCCGGCAACTACGACGACTACATGCTCGCCTCCACCCAGGCGCGCGAGCGCCAACTGGCCGACAACGCCAAGAAGAAGGCGCAAATCGCCGAGCTGCAGCAGTTCGTCAGCCGCTTCTCCGCCAATGCCTCGAAGGCGCGGCAGGCCACCTCGCGGGCGCGCCAGATC
Proteins encoded in this window:
- a CDS encoding DUF389 domain-containing protein, producing the protein MQGTRSSGSVERLKQLFVAWWQRHVQVVDQAAVLEQVTAQGGLSHGYFFLVFASCGIATLGLLLSSPAVVIGAMLVAPLMGPIVLFGFAIAKTDVVLAKRSALALAFGVLGALLASILIVKLSPFIPPTPEILARTQPNLFDLLVAIFSGLVAGYAVIRRQGGAIAGVAIATALMPPLAVTGYGLATGALDIFRGAFFLFLTNMLAIAFSVAFMAIWYGFGRLYTSRPLLWQTIIAGFVLALLSVPLVRTLEDSVRTTRVSKQVEDVLRAEVLARKAALTSLNINVSKQGQIGVTAVVLTPRYEQGFQGQMKRKLEQSLAQPVQLSLHQILEGRATLQAQDNSARLRALLQQQDTAVAQAEMEKRLRAAIPFPVALGEVDERAHRAGFLIAADYGGDLRTLWALERHLRTQYPDWQISIIPPPRPLEPIPFEHASAALSPAGRAALELDLWALNRWGVRAVRNVGQGSLNENGRKTPELAMARAETVAALLRQAGLQVSMAVDYPSAEQRRKEEEQGAAAYRVALLYPHNLEPGEAPSTSPAPVSVVPARH
- a CDS encoding mechanosensitive ion channel family protein; its protein translation is MDFLSQLGFLKEIYYGNTLGVWLTALLVGVLSYVLMSLLQRMLVKRLARMSAGTRTDLDDFAVTIIKNAKFFFLFAISLYLASLVLTLPADKARIVATIGIISFLIQVAIWGNHFITFLANRHIQDRIAEDGGAVTTLQALSIVGRILLWTVIALLALDNVGVDVTALVAGLGIGGVAVALAVQNILGDLFASLSIVLDKPFVIGDFIIVGDKMGTVEHIGLKSTRVRSLSGEQIVFSNSELLKGQIRNYKRMFERRVVFNFGVVYQTPHAQLARIPGMVRELVEAQRPTRFDRAHFSAFGDSDLRFEVVYFVLSPDYNLYMDIQQAINLGLFKRFEEEGIQFAYPTRTLHVETLPAPKAALLPATSAPAGKAQAQAT
- a CDS encoding SagB/ThcOx family dehydrogenase, producing MDRIIRAVCARLGILLLIFLAWAAASHAAPADDVGRVQLPAARLDGGMSVERALAERHSVRDCAPAPLSLAEAAQLLWAAQGRNEAGGRTAPSAGALYPLELYLVAGRVRDLPPGVYRYLSRDHALAKVRDGDRRAALAAAALGQAAVAGSAMVLVLAADYARTTRKYGQRGQRYVHLEAGHAAQNVYLQAAALRLGTVAVGAFDDDRVRRVLGLPAAEEPLYLLPVGRLR
- a CDS encoding NRAMP family divalent metal transporter codes for the protein MAIADALPRKKPSLLRQLGPGLITGASDDDPGGIATYSQVGAQFGYQMLWTAWFLYPLMGGIQEICARIGRVTGHGIAGNIRRHHSPWLLYGTVALLLLANVINLGADIGAMGAALHLLIGGPMLLYAALFAIVSVLLQVFMHFESYTRVLKWLTLALFAYVGTAFAIRIDWGQVLHGFLVPTVIFRSDYLMGLVALFGTTISPYLFFWQASQEVETQRETPGEEALRKAPRQAPAQLQRIRIDTYVGMAFSNLIAFFIMLTAAATLHAHGGTQIQTATQAAEALRPVAGQFAFLLFSLGIIGTGLLAVPVLAGSAAYAVGEALKWPVGLARRPLEAKGFYGIIAAATFVGVGFDFLDINPIQALYLSAVLNGLVAVPIMVLMMRMAMRPKIMGRFVLPPRLLIVGWLATAVMAAAAVALILNWLA
- a CDS encoding ABC-F family ATPase, which produces MISTANITMQFGAKPLFENVSVKFGDGNRYGLIGANGCGKSTFLKILGGELEPSAGNVSIDPGERLGKLRQDQFAFEDYRVLDTVIMGHAELWEVKRERDRIYALPEMSAEDGMRVADLEVRFAELDGYTAESRAGELLLGVGIPLELHDGPMSAVAPGYKLRVLLAQALFADPDILLLDEPTNNLDINTIRWLEGVLNERDSTMIIISHDRHFLNSVCTHMADLDYGEIRIYPGNYDDYMLASTQARERQLADNAKKKAQIAELQQFVSRFSANASKARQATSRARQIEKIKLEEIKPSSRVNPFIRFDLDEKEKLHRMALEVRELSKGYDKPLFSGLKLLLEAGERLAVIGPNGIGKTTLLRTLVGELTPDHGTVKWSEKAHIGYFAQDHAADFDSDLTLFEWMQQWARPGDDEQVIRGTLGRLLFSGDEVKKPVRVLSGGEQGRMLFGKLILQRPNVLVMDEPTNHLDMESIESLNLALEKYAGTLIFVSHDREFVSSLATRIIELTPAGAVEYVGSYEDYLRSQGLA